The Mesorhizobium sp. M1D.F.Ca.ET.043.01.1.1 genome contains a region encoding:
- the recJ gene encoding single-stranded-DNA-specific exonuclease RecJ → MTGERRFFLDVRQSATGVSWEHRLTERQDMAALAIAQGHGVPDIVARVLAGRGVTVEQTERFLDPTIRELLPNPASLTDMEKAAARLADAIVAGEKVAIFGDYDVDGAASSALLKRFLTHFSIPSEIYIPDRIFEGYGPNPEAMRELISRGAKLIVTVDCGTNSAASIEAAKQAGADVVVLDHHQVGGALPAADAVVNPNREDDLSGQGHLCAAGVVFLCLVQTARVLRDRLPNAAPVDLLSLLDLVALATVCDVVPLTGVNRAFVVKGLQVARQQKNEGLAALARVSRVGEPINTFHLAYLIGPRINAGGRIGDAALGSRLLATDDPVEAAGIAETLDRLNQERQQMEMEMLAQARAEADAELAGGSGPAIVVTASNSWHPGIVGLLASRLKEHARRPAFAIAFNANGIGTGSGRSVSGFDLGRLVREAAEAELIVKGGGHGMAAGITIERAKLGALRAFFEERAAADVFRLQSEESLAIDGALAAEGATLALLDALEKAGPFGAGHIAPVFVLPRHRLTDARPIGTNHIRADLQSQSGGNLQAIAFRAVDTALGEFLFKNRGKTVHVAGSLSGNYWNGNRTVQFRITDAAIA, encoded by the coding sequence ATGACGGGCGAGAGACGGTTCTTCCTCGATGTCAGGCAATCGGCGACCGGTGTTTCCTGGGAACACCGGCTGACCGAGCGGCAGGACATGGCCGCTTTGGCCATCGCGCAGGGCCATGGCGTGCCGGACATCGTGGCGCGCGTGCTCGCCGGGCGCGGCGTGACGGTCGAGCAGACCGAGCGCTTCCTCGATCCGACCATTCGCGAGCTTTTGCCGAACCCGGCCTCGCTGACCGACATGGAGAAGGCGGCGGCGCGGCTGGCGGACGCGATCGTGGCCGGCGAGAAGGTGGCGATCTTCGGCGACTACGACGTCGACGGCGCGGCCTCGTCTGCGCTGCTGAAGCGCTTCCTCACGCATTTCTCGATACCGTCCGAGATCTATATCCCCGATCGCATCTTCGAAGGCTACGGCCCCAATCCGGAGGCCATGCGCGAGCTCATCTCGCGCGGCGCGAAGCTGATCGTCACCGTCGACTGCGGCACCAACAGTGCCGCGTCGATCGAAGCAGCGAAGCAAGCCGGCGCCGACGTCGTGGTGCTCGACCATCATCAGGTCGGCGGCGCGCTGCCGGCGGCGGACGCTGTGGTCAATCCGAACCGGGAAGACGATCTTTCAGGGCAGGGGCATCTTTGCGCTGCCGGCGTCGTCTTCCTGTGCCTGGTCCAGACGGCGAGGGTGCTGCGCGACAGGCTGCCAAATGCCGCGCCGGTCGATCTTCTGTCGCTGCTCGACCTCGTCGCGCTGGCGACGGTTTGCGACGTCGTGCCGCTCACCGGCGTCAACCGCGCTTTCGTGGTCAAGGGCCTGCAGGTGGCGCGCCAGCAGAAGAATGAAGGGCTGGCGGCGCTGGCGCGGGTCTCGCGCGTCGGTGAGCCGATCAACACCTTTCATCTCGCCTATCTGATCGGTCCGCGCATCAACGCGGGCGGGCGCATCGGCGATGCCGCGCTCGGCAGCCGGCTTCTGGCCACCGACGATCCTGTCGAGGCCGCAGGCATCGCCGAGACGCTCGACCGACTGAACCAGGAACGGCAGCAGATGGAGATGGAGATGCTGGCGCAGGCGCGCGCCGAAGCCGATGCCGAGCTTGCCGGCGGCAGCGGCCCGGCCATCGTCGTCACCGCCAGCAACAGCTGGCATCCGGGCATCGTCGGGCTGCTGGCCTCGCGGCTCAAGGAGCATGCGCGCCGTCCGGCCTTCGCCATTGCCTTCAACGCCAATGGCATCGGCACCGGCTCTGGGCGGTCGGTCTCCGGCTTCGATCTCGGCCGGCTGGTGCGCGAGGCGGCCGAGGCCGAACTGATCGTCAAGGGCGGCGGCCACGGCATGGCGGCGGGCATCACCATCGAGCGCGCCAAGCTTGGCGCGCTGCGAGCCTTCTTCGAGGAGCGCGCGGCGGCGGACGTTTTCCGGCTGCAAAGCGAGGAAAGCCTGGCGATCGACGGCGCCTTGGCCGCCGAGGGCGCGACGCTCGCACTGCTCGACGCGCTGGAAAAGGCCGGCCCGTTCGGCGCCGGACACATCGCGCCGGTTTTCGTGCTGCCGCGCCACAGGCTCACCGATGCGCGGCCGATCGGCACCAACCACATCCGTGCCGACCTGCAGTCGCAAAGCGGCGGCAACCTGCAGGCGATCGCGTTCCGCGCCGTCGACACCGCGCTCGGCGAATTCCTGTTCAAGAACAGGGGCAAGACCGTACATGTCGCCGGCTCGCTGTCGGGCAATTACTGGAACGGCAACCGGACAGTGCAATTCCGCATCACGGATGCGGCGATTGCCTGA
- a CDS encoding patatin family protein codes for MLEWASLRSRPDVQEANGPASSGGVPEPKSAKKAGISLALGGGCARGWAHIGVLRALDEAGIEVSMIAGTSIGALVGGCYLAGKLDELEEFARSLTKRRLFGLLDLNLRGSGLFGGMKLDARLREHVDGIRFEDLSKPFVAVASEIRTGHEIWLSNGSLITAMRASYALPGVFEPVSCNGRVLVDGALVNPVPVSVCRAYEQPLVVAVNLHYDLFGRAAVIKHSAGELVIETDAPRPGQVNPQHQPHQTRLGITGVMVEAFNIIQDRISRARLAGDPPDMSLQPKLSHIGLTEFHRADEAIRLGYQATMAQISELTRLQTVLA; via the coding sequence ATGCTCGAATGGGCGTCATTGCGCAGCAGACCTGACGTTCAGGAGGCCAACGGCCCTGCATCGTCCGGCGGCGTGCCGGAGCCGAAGTCGGCGAAGAAGGCAGGCATCTCGCTGGCGCTCGGTGGCGGCTGCGCGCGTGGCTGGGCCCATATCGGCGTGCTGCGCGCGCTGGACGAAGCCGGCATCGAAGTGTCGATGATCGCCGGCACCTCGATCGGCGCGCTGGTCGGCGGCTGCTATCTCGCCGGCAAACTGGACGAGCTCGAGGAATTCGCCAGGAGCCTGACCAAGCGCCGCCTCTTCGGGCTTCTCGATCTCAATCTGCGTGGCAGCGGCCTGTTCGGCGGTATGAAGCTCGACGCTCGGTTGCGCGAGCACGTGGACGGTATCCGTTTCGAGGATCTGTCGAAACCGTTCGTCGCCGTCGCTTCCGAAATCCGTACCGGCCACGAAATCTGGCTGTCGAACGGTTCGCTGATCACCGCCATGCGCGCGTCCTACGCGTTGCCCGGCGTCTTCGAGCCTGTGAGCTGCAACGGCCGCGTTCTGGTCGACGGCGCGCTCGTCAATCCGGTGCCGGTGTCTGTCTGCCGCGCCTACGAGCAGCCGCTGGTCGTGGCCGTCAACCTGCACTACGACCTGTTCGGCCGGGCGGCGGTCATCAAGCACAGCGCGGGCGAGCTCGTCATCGAGACCGACGCGCCGCGTCCCGGCCAGGTCAACCCCCAGCACCAGCCCCACCAGACCCGCCTCGGTATCACCGGCGTCATGGTCGAGGCCTTCAACATCATCCAGGATCGGATTTCGCGTGCCAGGCTAGCCGGCGATCCGCCCGATATGTCGCTGCAGCCGAAGCTCAGCCATATCGGCCTCACCGAATTCCACCGCGCCGACGAGGCGATCCGCCTCGGCTATCAGGCGACAATGGCTCAGATCAGCGAATTGACGCGGCTGCAGACGGTGCTCGCCTGA
- the hisI gene encoding phosphoribosyl-AMP cyclohydrolase — protein sequence MSALQFPEAPADKKALEEGTVFSPRFDAAGLLTVVVTDAGDGMLLMVAHMNAQALALTLETGIAHYWSRSRNALWKKGETSGNFQRVVEMRTDCDQDAIWLSVKVLGHDATCHTGRRSCFYRTVGISDGKAVLADDGSRPLFDAKETYRKPV from the coding sequence ATGTCGGCACTGCAATTTCCCGAAGCTCCGGCAGACAAGAAGGCGCTGGAGGAAGGCACTGTCTTTTCTCCGCGCTTCGATGCCGCCGGCCTGTTGACCGTTGTCGTCACCGACGCCGGCGACGGCATGCTTTTGATGGTCGCGCATATGAATGCGCAGGCGCTGGCGCTGACGCTGGAAACCGGCATCGCGCACTACTGGTCGCGTTCGCGCAATGCGCTGTGGAAGAAGGGCGAGACCTCGGGCAACTTCCAGCGCGTCGTCGAGATGCGCACGGATTGTGACCAGGACGCGATATGGTTGAGCGTCAAAGTATTGGGCCACGACGCAACTTGTCACACCGGGAGACGTTCCTGCTTTTATCGGACGGTGGGGATCAGCGACGGCAAGGCGGTGCTTGCCGACGACGGCAGCAGGCCGCTGTTCGATGCGAAAGAGACGTATCGGAAGCCGGTGTGA
- the folE gene encoding GTP cyclohydrolase I FolE encodes MDAVIKKLMPPSSYMEKPVTDRPSEAEVEAAVRTLLRWTGDNPDREGLVDTPKRVTKAFREMFNGYDMCPAEELGRTFEEVAGYDDLVIVRDIKFHSHCEHHMVPIIGKAHVGYLPDGKVVGLSKIARVVDIFAHRLQTQEAMTAQIAGVIQDVLNPRGVAVMIEAEHMCMAMRGIRKQDSTTLTSTFTGVFRDTPDEQVRFVTMVRS; translated from the coding sequence ATGGATGCCGTCATCAAGAAACTCATGCCCCCCTCCTCCTATATGGAGAAGCCCGTCACCGACCGCCCAAGCGAGGCCGAGGTCGAGGCCGCCGTGCGCACGCTTTTGCGCTGGACGGGCGACAACCCGGATCGCGAGGGCCTTGTCGATACGCCGAAGCGCGTCACCAAGGCCTTCCGCGAGATGTTCAACGGCTACGACATGTGCCCGGCAGAGGAGCTTGGCCGCACGTTCGAGGAAGTCGCCGGCTATGACGATCTCGTCATCGTCAGGGACATAAAGTTCCACTCCCATTGCGAGCACCACATGGTGCCGATCATCGGCAAGGCGCATGTCGGCTACCTGCCGGACGGCAAGGTCGTCGGCCTGTCCAAGATCGCGCGCGTCGTCGATATCTTCGCCCATCGCCTGCAGACGCAGGAAGCGATGACCGCGCAGATCGCCGGCGTCATCCAGGACGTGCTCAACCCGCGCGGCGTCGCGGTGATGATCGAGGCCGAGCATATGTGCATGGCCATGCGCGGCATCCGCAAGCAGGACTCGACCACGCTCACCTCGACCTTCACCGGCGTCTTCAGGGACACGCCCGACGAACAGGTGCGCTTCGTCACGATGGTGCGCAGCTGA
- a CDS encoding iron-sulfur cluster assembly scaffold protein, whose amino-acid sequence MIDDVYNAKILGFAGNIARIGRLDHPDATAKAHSKLCGSTVTVDLKMDGDVVTDFAHDVKACALGQASSSIMAKHVVGANADELRAVRETMLKMLKENGAPPEGRFADLKYLEPVRDYKARHASTMLTFDAVVDAIGQIEKKRAGQAA is encoded by the coding sequence ATGATCGACGACGTCTACAATGCGAAAATTCTCGGCTTCGCCGGAAACATCGCGCGGATCGGCCGGCTCGACCACCCCGATGCCACCGCCAAGGCGCACTCCAAATTGTGCGGCTCGACGGTCACCGTCGACCTCAAAATGGACGGCGACGTGGTGACCGATTTCGCTCATGACGTGAAGGCCTGCGCGCTCGGCCAGGCATCGTCCTCGATCATGGCGAAGCATGTGGTCGGCGCGAATGCCGACGAGCTGCGCGCGGTGCGCGAGACCATGCTGAAGATGCTGAAGGAAAACGGCGCGCCGCCCGAGGGACGCTTCGCCGATCTGAAATATCTGGAGCCGGTGCGCGACTACAAGGCGCGCCACGCCTCGACCATGCTGACTTTCGACGCGGTGGTCGACGCGATCGGCCAGATCGAGAAGAAGCGCGCCGGACAGGCGGCTTGA
- a CDS encoding LysR substrate-binding domain-containing protein, whose translation MKRGRLPLTALRSFETAGRHLSFSRAAEELYVSQAAISRQIRALETFLRQPLFLRLHRRVELTDAGRRLLDQLVRSFDDIDRVLSELAGSPAQSVVRVSVEPSLAAVWLVPRLNRFRELRPDIDVSLEVDVRPIEFRSDQPELALRFSANATSWPRTEAERLASTVDSPVLSPGLLASGPPLEKPIDLRHYTLLHEENRQGWARWFQAAGVPADAVPARGPMLADISLSKQAALLGHGVALGDLLQIGDELASGALIKPFDIDVASGAYWLVARNLRELSEPARAFADWIRSEFAMTVRTV comes from the coding sequence ATGAAGCGGGGCCGGCTGCCGCTGACGGCGCTCAGGAGCTTTGAAACGGCCGGCCGGCATTTGAGCTTCAGCCGCGCGGCGGAGGAGCTTTACGTCTCGCAGGCGGCCATCAGCCGGCAGATCCGCGCGCTCGAAACCTTCCTGCGCCAGCCGCTGTTCCTCCGCCTCCATCGCCGCGTCGAACTGACGGATGCCGGCCGCCGGCTGCTCGACCAGCTGGTGAGAAGCTTCGACGACATCGACCGGGTGCTGTCGGAACTGGCGGGATCACCGGCACAGTCGGTGGTGCGCGTCAGCGTCGAGCCTTCGCTCGCAGCGGTGTGGCTGGTGCCGCGGCTCAACCGGTTTCGCGAATTGCGGCCCGATATCGACGTATCGCTCGAAGTCGATGTACGGCCGATCGAGTTCCGCAGCGATCAGCCCGAGCTCGCCTTGCGTTTCAGCGCGAACGCCACGTCATGGCCTCGCACTGAGGCTGAGCGCCTGGCCTCGACCGTCGATTCACCGGTCCTGTCGCCAGGGTTGCTGGCATCGGGCCCTCCCTTGGAAAAGCCGATCGACCTTCGCCATTACACGCTGTTGCACGAGGAGAACCGCCAGGGTTGGGCGCGCTGGTTCCAGGCGGCCGGCGTGCCCGCCGACGCCGTTCCCGCACGAGGCCCGATGCTGGCCGACATTTCGCTTTCAAAACAGGCCGCGCTGCTCGGGCATGGCGTGGCGCTTGGCGATCTCCTGCAGATCGGCGACGAGCTCGCCTCGGGCGCGCTGATCAAGCCTTTCGACATCGACGTCGCTTCCGGCGCCTATTGGCTGGTGGCGAGAAACTTGCGGGAACTTTCGGAACCGGCCAGGGCTTTCGCCGACTGGATACGCAGCGAATTTGCCATGACTGTGCGAACGGTTTAG
- the yidD gene encoding membrane protein insertion efficiency factor YidD — MVDHHGHMHSARPTRRGRNWPGPWRKTPGRLLGTSLVRLYQLTLSGFVGNSCRHLPTCSEYAHEAIARHGLWAGGWMALFRVSRCGPFGTHGIDRVPETLGARYVWFMPWRYWRIGRKLGEADS; from the coding sequence TTGGTTGACCACCACGGGCATATGCATAGCGCCCGCCCTACCAGGCGCGGGCGCAATTGGCCAGGACCCTGGCGCAAAACGCCGGGCCGTCTCCTCGGTACGTCGCTCGTGCGCCTCTACCAGTTGACCCTCTCCGGCTTCGTCGGCAACAGCTGCCGGCATCTGCCGACCTGTTCCGAATATGCGCATGAGGCGATCGCCCGCCATGGGTTGTGGGCCGGCGGCTGGATGGCGCTGTTTCGGGTTTCGCGCTGCGGGCCGTTCGGGACGCACGGCATCGACCGCGTGCCGGAGACGCTTGGCGCACGCTATGTCTGGTTCATGCCGTGGCGCTACTGGCGGATCGGCAGGAAACTCGGTGAGGCCGACAGCTGA
- the blaOXA gene encoding class D beta-lactamase, translating to MRQMDRYPFFIAVILFLLAWMLGLPMRAQSAPLADIHCTLVQDQESGATLYQDGVCDRRVSPASTFKVPLALIGYDSAILSDQHTPSWDYKPEFNAVKRDRKTVDPTIWERDSIIWYSREITRRLGPKSFAGYVSKFGYGNADVSGSAGKNDGLTNSWVDSSLEISPVEQTAFLRRLLDGKMPVSAKAHEMTKAIIPTFRAGGWTVQGKTGSTARDRNKRSLGWFVGWAEKDGRRIVFARLVVDARRGETPKGLATRAAFLKDLPQLVK from the coding sequence ATGCGCCAGATGGACCGCTATCCGTTCTTTATTGCCGTTATTCTGTTCCTTCTGGCGTGGATGCTCGGCCTGCCGATGCGGGCGCAATCGGCGCCCCTTGCGGACATCCACTGCACGCTGGTCCAGGACCAGGAAAGCGGCGCGACGCTTTACCAGGACGGCGTGTGCGACCGGCGCGTCAGCCCGGCCTCCACTTTCAAGGTGCCTCTGGCACTGATCGGCTACGATTCCGCAATCCTGAGCGACCAGCACACGCCGAGCTGGGACTACAAGCCCGAGTTCAACGCGGTGAAGCGCGACCGCAAGACCGTCGACCCGACGATCTGGGAACGCGATTCCATCATCTGGTATTCGCGCGAGATCACGCGCCGACTGGGACCGAAAAGTTTCGCCGGCTATGTATCGAAATTCGGCTACGGCAACGCCGATGTCTCGGGCAGCGCCGGCAAGAATGACGGCCTGACCAATTCCTGGGTGGATTCCTCGCTCGAAATCTCGCCCGTCGAGCAGACGGCCTTCCTGCGCCGGCTGCTGGACGGCAAAATGCCGGTCTCGGCCAAGGCGCACGAGATGACCAAAGCGATCATCCCGACCTTCAGGGCCGGCGGCTGGACGGTGCAAGGCAAGACCGGCAGCACAGCGCGAGACAGGAACAAGCGGTCGCTCGGATGGTTCGTCGGCTGGGCCGAGAAGGATGGCCGCCGCATCGTGTTCGCCCGGCTGGTCGTCGACGCCCGGCGTGGCGAGACGCCGAAGGGGCTCGCCACGCGCGCGGCGTTCCTGAAGGACCTGCCGCAGCTGGTGAAGTGA
- a CDS encoding SAM-dependent methyltransferase: MEDATPSRTALRVARLRALHQFSPQAGLFRDPYAIRILGDGAPTAADLGQEDEHSRRMRLFVAARARLAEDWLAAAVRRGVRQVVVLGAGLDTFSLRNPHADLAVFEVDHPATQAWKHRLVADAGLAEPHGTTFVPVNFERQLLPEELSSAGLKATEASFFMWLGVVPYLTPEAIFRTLSYIAGIPGSEVVFDYSEPAENRDVAGQATLAFHAERVASVGEPWISFFDPGALAKSLNELGFDEIEDLESGAIAARFAKAPDAGRNNSGGHILRARRSV, from the coding sequence ATGGAAGATGCCACACCCAGCCGAACCGCCCTTCGCGTCGCGCGTTTGCGGGCACTGCATCAGTTTTCACCGCAGGCAGGGCTGTTTCGCGACCCCTACGCCATAAGAATTCTGGGTGACGGCGCCCCGACGGCAGCAGATCTTGGGCAGGAAGACGAGCACAGCCGCCGCATGCGCCTGTTCGTTGCCGCGCGCGCCCGCCTCGCCGAGGATTGGCTGGCGGCAGCGGTGCGGCGCGGTGTCCGGCAGGTCGTGGTGCTGGGCGCCGGTCTCGACACTTTTTCGCTGCGCAACCCGCACGCGGATCTCGCGGTCTTCGAGGTCGATCATCCGGCGACGCAAGCCTGGAAGCACCGGCTCGTGGCCGATGCCGGTCTCGCGGAACCGCACGGCACCACATTCGTCCCCGTGAATTTCGAGCGCCAGCTTCTGCCGGAAGAACTGTCGTCGGCCGGGCTGAAGGCGACCGAGGCGAGCTTCTTCATGTGGCTTGGCGTGGTGCCTTATCTTACGCCGGAGGCGATCTTCCGCACGCTCTCCTACATCGCCGGCATCCCCGGCTCGGAGGTCGTGTTCGACTACAGTGAGCCAGCCGAGAACCGCGACGTGGCGGGACAGGCGACGCTTGCCTTCCATGCCGAACGCGTCGCATCCGTCGGCGAGCCCTGGATCAGCTTCTTTGATCCCGGCGCGCTGGCGAAATCACTCAACGAGCTTGGCTTCGACGAGATCGAGGATCTCGAGAGCGGCGCCATCGCCGCTCGTTTTGCCAAAGCCCCTGACGCCGGCCGAAACAATTCCGGCGGGCACATTCTGCGCGCCCGCCGAAGCGTCTGA
- the thrS gene encoding threonine--tRNA ligase, with product MLNSVSLTFPDGSVREYDAAMTGAGLAESISKSLAKKAVAYAIDGTIRDLSDPLGKSGKVEIITRDDPRALELIRHDAAHVLAEAVQELWPGTQVTIGPVIENGFYYDFARNEPFTPDDFPAIEKKMREIIARNKPFTKEVWSRETAKKVFADKGERYKVELIDAIPEDQDIKIYAQGDWFDLCRGPHMASTGQIGNAFKLMKVAGAYWRGDSNNPMLTRIYGTAFADQAQLEAYQTLLEEAEKRDHRKLGREMDLFHFQEEGPGVVFWHAKGWKMFQNLVSYMRRRLDEHGYQEVNAPQVLDKSLWETSGHWGWYRDAMFKVTVAGDDTDDDRIFALKPMNCPGHVQIFKHGLKSYRELPVKLAEFGNVHRYEPSGALHGLMRVRGFTQDDAHIFCTEEQLAAECLRINDLILSTYADFGFDEVAVKLSTRPDKRVGTDEAWDHAEAIMSNVLETIRTRSGNRIKTSINPGEGAFYGPKFEYVLKDAIGREWQCGTTQVDFNLPERFGAFYIGSDSEKKQPVMVHRAVCGSMERFLGILIENYSGHFPLWFAPLQVVVATITSDADEYAMKVVERLKAAGLLAEADLRNEKINYKVREHSLAKVPVILVCGKREAEEETVNVRRLGSRDQESLKLADAVKSLADEAVSPDRKRRAA from the coding sequence ATGCTGAATTCCGTTTCCCTGACATTTCCCGATGGTTCGGTCCGCGAGTACGACGCGGCGATGACCGGCGCCGGTCTGGCCGAGTCGATCTCCAAGTCGCTGGCCAAGAAGGCCGTGGCCTATGCGATCGACGGCACCATCCGCGACCTTTCCGATCCGCTCGGCAAGTCCGGCAAGGTCGAGATCATCACCCGCGACGATCCGCGCGCCCTGGAGCTCATCCGCCACGACGCAGCGCATGTGCTGGCCGAGGCCGTGCAGGAATTGTGGCCGGGAACGCAGGTGACCATAGGGCCGGTGATCGAGAACGGGTTCTACTACGACTTCGCGCGCAACGAGCCGTTCACGCCGGACGATTTCCCGGCGATCGAGAAGAAGATGCGCGAGATCATCGCGCGCAACAAGCCGTTCACCAAGGAAGTCTGGTCGCGCGAGACGGCGAAGAAGGTCTTTGCCGACAAGGGCGAGCGCTACAAGGTCGAGCTGATCGACGCCATTCCCGAGGACCAGGACATCAAGATTTACGCGCAGGGGGACTGGTTCGACCTTTGCCGCGGCCCGCACATGGCCTCGACCGGGCAGATCGGCAACGCCTTCAAGCTGATGAAGGTGGCGGGTGCCTACTGGCGCGGCGATTCCAACAACCCGATGCTGACGCGCATCTACGGCACGGCCTTTGCCGACCAGGCGCAGCTAGAGGCCTATCAGACGCTGCTCGAGGAGGCCGAAAAGCGCGACCATCGCAAGCTCGGCCGCGAGATGGACCTGTTCCATTTCCAGGAGGAGGGGCCGGGCGTCGTCTTCTGGCACGCCAAGGGCTGGAAGATGTTTCAGAACCTGGTCAGCTACATGCGGCGCCGCCTCGACGAGCACGGCTACCAGGAAGTCAACGCGCCGCAGGTGCTGGACAAGAGCCTCTGGGAGACGTCGGGACATTGGGGCTGGTACCGCGACGCCATGTTCAAGGTGACGGTTGCCGGTGACGACACCGACGACGACCGCATCTTCGCGCTGAAGCCGATGAACTGCCCAGGCCACGTGCAGATCTTCAAGCATGGGTTGAAGTCCTATCGCGAACTGCCCGTGAAGCTTGCGGAGTTCGGCAATGTGCATCGCTACGAGCCGTCCGGCGCGCTGCATGGGCTGATGCGGGTACGCGGCTTCACGCAGGACGACGCGCACATTTTCTGCACCGAGGAGCAACTCGCCGCGGAATGCCTGCGCATCAACGACCTGATCCTGTCGACCTATGCCGATTTCGGCTTCGACGAAGTTGCCGTGAAGCTCTCGACGCGGCCGGACAAGCGCGTCGGCACCGATGAGGCCTGGGACCATGCCGAGGCCATCATGAGCAACGTGCTGGAGACGATCCGCACGCGTTCCGGCAATCGCATCAAGACCTCGATCAACCCGGGCGAGGGCGCCTTCTACGGGCCGAAGTTCGAATATGTGCTGAAGGACGCCATCGGTCGCGAATGGCAGTGCGGCACCACGCAGGTCGACTTCAACCTGCCGGAGCGTTTCGGCGCCTTCTATATCGGCTCGGATTCGGAGAAGAAGCAGCCGGTCATGGTGCACCGCGCGGTGTGCGGCTCGATGGAACGCTTCCTCGGCATTCTGATCGAGAACTATTCCGGCCATTTCCCGCTGTGGTTCGCGCCGCTGCAGGTGGTGGTGGCGACGATCACCTCCGATGCGGACGAGTACGCGATGAAGGTCGTCGAGCGGCTGAAGGCCGCGGGCCTGCTGGCCGAAGCCGACCTGCGCAACGAGAAGATCAACTACAAGGTGCGCGAGCACTCGCTGGCCAAGGTTCCGGTCATCCTCGTCTGCGGCAAGCG